A single window of Sphaerodactylus townsendi isolate TG3544 linkage group LG05, MPM_Stown_v2.3, whole genome shotgun sequence DNA harbors:
- the BPIFB2 gene encoding BPI fold-containing family B member 2 yields the protein MFKLCTLGIILCVLAPSHETSPGTVVRVNQEALEYVSQQGRPFLLKGLLAIQIPAFKPKGLIFGSLLNIVGIHIKEVQLPHISVKLIPKTGVQISFSSKLHIKGNICEWKLGSSITLDVRVSRSPHGCPVLSITACKSMLADFQVLLGGHNLLGFVRPMQDFFRAMLVDKMCLSVSSVILDLNVKLGTIAGMKPITPMSHLQYSMMDEPEITSEYIDLDMDTAFELMGKPLEDSSPVPPFSLPPQVTAADDSMVNMGLSNYMFEHFFQTLEQSGAFNMHLAGKPGSGDFYLSTSQLHSAIPSLAERYPNDVAIALNVVLARVPLVTLKEGLAMVTISPSIQLAVASSASSSETLCTLGCELTLALKLDVTPTSIEIAVALRGEIGLEVVSSSVRDVQVGRLRGIIVSMIEKTFLAHINTVLSAGVSLPKMANLQYVEGDIEIHEGYAQVNCDLEYVP from the exons ATGTTCAAGCTGTGCACTCTGGGTATCATTCTGTGCGTCTTGGCACCGTCTCACGAGACCAGCCCTGGGACTGTGGTGCGAGTCAACCAAGAAGCCCTAGAGTATG TCAGCCAGCAAGGACGACCATTCCTTTTGAAGGGTCTGTTGGCCATACAGATCCCAGCTTTTAAGCCCAAGGGACTAATATTCGGGTCACTCCTGAATATCGTGGG TATCCACATCAAGGAAGTTCAGCTCCCGCACATCTCTGTGAAGCTCATTCCAAAGACTGGCGTCCAGATTTCCTTCAGCAGCAAACTCCACATCAAAGGCAACAT CTGTGAGTGGAAACTGGGGTCATCCATCACGCTTGATGTCCGGGTCAGTCGCAGCCCCCACGGTTGCCCCGTCCTGAGTATTACCGCTTGCAAGTCCATGTTGGCCGATTTTCAAGTGCTCTTGGGCGGTCATAA TTTGCTTGGCTTCGTGAGGCCTATGCAGGACTTCTTCCGTGCCATGTTAGTGGACAAG ATGTGTCTGAGTGTCTCCAGTGTGATTCTGGACCTGAATGTCAAGTTGGGCACCATAGCTG GTATGAAACCCATCACCCCCATGTCTCACCTCCAGTACTCCATGATGGATGAACCTGAGATCACCAGTGAATACATCGATCTTGATATGGAT ACCGCCTTCGAACTGATGGGGAAGCCCTTGGAAGATTCCAGCCCCGTGCCCCCTTTCTCCCTGCCGCCCCAGGTGACGGCCGCCGATGACTCCATGGTGAACATGGGCCTGTCCAATTACATGTTCGAACACTTCTTTCAAACCCTGGAACAATCGGGAGCCTTTAATATGCACCTCGCAGGAAAACCG GGCTCCGGAGACTTCTACCTCTCCACTTCTCAGCTGCACTCTGCCATCCCCTCG CTTGCCGAAAGGTATCCCAACGATGTTGCCATCGCTTTGAATGTGGTCCTCGCGAGGGTTCCTCTAGTCACCCTGAAAGAAGGCCTAGCCATGGTGACCATCAGTCCCAGCATCCAGCTGGCCGTGGCCTCCTCAGCTTCGTCCTCCGAGACCCTCTGCACTCTGGGTTGT GAGCTGACTTTGGCCCTCAAACTGGACGTCACACCGACCAGTATCGAGATCGCGGTTGCCTTGCGGGG AGAGATTGGTCTGGAGGTGGTTTCTTCCAGTGTGCGAGATGTGCAG GTTGGGCGGCTGAGAGGGATAATCGTCTCCATGATTGAGAAGACATTCCTGGCTCATATAAACA CTGTTCTGTCTGCAGGAGTGTCTCTCCCCAAGATGGCCAACCTCCAGTACGTCGAAGGTGACATTGAGATTCATGAG GGCTATGCGCAAGTCAACTGTGACCTTGAGTACGTTCCCTGA